One stretch of Cheilinus undulatus linkage group 5, ASM1832078v1, whole genome shotgun sequence DNA includes these proteins:
- the ghra gene encoding growth hormone receptor a isoform X1 — MAVSSSSPSLLLLLLVSSLDWLSAPGSGFLVGQDPVTSSNQRTFYHLTMESPTSFDLSEPHFTECISRDWETFRCWWNTGDFNNLSPPGALRVFYLKKNSPTSEWKECPEYNHANRECFFDVNHTSAWVPYCMQLRSPNNVTYFNEDDCFTLENIVRPDPPVSLNWTLLDISPSGLSYDVMVNWEPPPSADVSAGWMRVEYEIQYREKNSTNWEALEIEPQTRQTVYGLQIGKEYEVHIRCRMKAVTKFGEFSESIFIQVNEIPNKESTFPLTLVFIFGIVGILVLILLIIISQQNRLMMILLPPVPVPKIKGIDPELLKKGKLDELNFILSGGGMGGLPTYAPDYYQDEQWVEFIEVDAEDADVGDKEDNQGSDTQRLLGVHQPVSHHMNIGCSNTIGFPDDDSGRASCYDPDLPDQDALTLMITLLPGQPEDGESSFNVVEITPDAERPLLQTQSGVPQTWVNTDFYAQVSNVMPSGGVVLSPGQHLRIQESNPAIEEETQKKGKEHKTDEEEVEGKKLKELQFQLLVVDPEGSGYTTENNAGQISTPYSSPTPGEGYQTIHPQPETEPAPVAEENQSPYIVPDSPQCPFFTPVADYTVVQEMDSEHSLLLNPPPPRQSPPPSLTQQHPLKALPAMPVGYITPDLLGNLTP; from the exons ATTTGTCTGAACCACATTTCACAGAGTGCATATCCAGAGACTGGGAGACGTTCCGGTGTTGGTGGAATACAGGTGACTTCAACAACCTTTCCCCACCTGGAGCACTCAGAGTCTTCTACCTTAAGAAAAA CTCCCCCACCAGTGAGTGGAAAGAGTGTCCAGAGTACAACCATGCAAACAGGGAGTGCTTCTTCGATGTGAATCACACATCTGCCTGGGTCCCCTACTGCATGCAGCTCCGCAGCCCAAACAATGTCACCTATTTCAATGAAGATGACTGTTTCACCCTGGAGAACATCG TACGTCCCGACCCTCCAGTGTCTCTGAACTGGACTCTGCTGGATATAAGTCCCTCTGGACTAAGCTATGATGTCATGGTAAACTGGGAGCCCCCACCCTCTGCAGACGTCAGTGCAGGCTGGATGCGTGTAGAGTACGAGATCCAGTatagagagaaaaacagcacaaactggGAAGCA TTGGAGATAGAGCCACAAACCCGGCAGACAGTCTACGGCCTGCAAATAGGAAAAGAGTATGAGGTGCACATCCGCTGCAGGATGAAGGCTGTTACAAAGTTTGGAGAATTCAGTGAATCCATCTTTATTCAAGTGAATGAGATACCTAACAAAG AGTCTACCTTCCCGCTCACACTGGTGTTCATTTTCGGGATCGTAGGAATCCTCGTCCTCATCTTGCTCATCATAATCTCTCAGCAGAACAG ATTAATGATGATTCTGTTGCCGCCCGTTCCTGTACCCAAAATAAAAGGCATTGATCCAGAGCTGTTAAAG AAGGGGAAGCTGGATGAGCTGAATTTTATCCTGAGTGGTGGAGGGATGGGTGGCCTACCAACCTACGCACCTGACTACTATCAAGATGAGCAATGGGTGGAGTTCATCGAGGTTGATGCCGAGGATGCAGACGTTGGAGACAAGGAGGACAACCAAGGTTCAGACACCCAGAGGCTCCTGGGTGTGCACCAGCCTGTCAGCCACCACATGAACATCGGGTGCTCCAATACCATCGG CTTCCCAGATGATGACTCAGGTCGGGCCAGCTGTTACGACCCAGATCTACCCGACCAAGATGCGCTGACGCTGATGATCACCCTGCTGCCAGGCCAACCTGAGGACGGAGAATCCTCCTTCAATGTTGTAGAAATAACCCCAGACGCAGAGAGACCTCTCCTTCAAACCCAAAGTGGAGTGCCTCAGACGTGGGTCAACACAGACTTCTACGCTCAGGTGAGCAATGTGATGCCCTCTGGAGGAGTGGTTCTTTCACCAGGCCAGCACCTTCGAATCCAGGAGAGCAATCCAGCCATAGAGGAGGAGACACAGAAGAAGGGAAAAGAGCACAAAacagatgaggaggaggtggaagGGAAAAAGTTGAAGGAGTTGCAGTTTCAGCTGCTGGTGGTGGATCCTGAAGGGAGCGGATACACCACAGAGAATAATGCCGGGCAGATTAGCACGCCCTACAGCTCACCAACACCCGGCGAAGGGTATCAAACCATACACCCTCAGCCGGAGACTGAACCTGCCCCTGTAGCAGAGGAAAACCAGTCCCCTTACATTGTTCCTGACTCTCCCCAGTGCCCCTTCTTCACCCCTGTTGCAGACTACACAGTGGTGCAGGAGATGGACAGTGAGCACAGCCTGCTCCTCAACCCCCCTCCACCCCGCCagtctccccctccctctctaaCACAGCAGCACCCCCTCAAAGCTCTACCAGCTATGCCTGTCGGGTACATCACCCCAGACCTGCTGGGGAACCTCACACCGTGA
- the ghra gene encoding growth hormone receptor a isoform X2, translated as MAVSSSSPSLLLLLLVSSLDWLSAPGSGFLVGQDPVTSSNLSEPHFTECISRDWETFRCWWNTGDFNNLSPPGALRVFYLKKNSPTSEWKECPEYNHANRECFFDVNHTSAWVPYCMQLRSPNNVTYFNEDDCFTLENIVRPDPPVSLNWTLLDISPSGLSYDVMVNWEPPPSADVSAGWMRVEYEIQYREKNSTNWEALEIEPQTRQTVYGLQIGKEYEVHIRCRMKAVTKFGEFSESIFIQVNEIPNKESTFPLTLVFIFGIVGILVLILLIIISQQNRLMMILLPPVPVPKIKGIDPELLKKGKLDELNFILSGGGMGGLPTYAPDYYQDEQWVEFIEVDAEDADVGDKEDNQGSDTQRLLGVHQPVSHHMNIGCSNTIGFPDDDSGRASCYDPDLPDQDALTLMITLLPGQPEDGESSFNVVEITPDAERPLLQTQSGVPQTWVNTDFYAQVSNVMPSGGVVLSPGQHLRIQESNPAIEEETQKKGKEHKTDEEEVEGKKLKELQFQLLVVDPEGSGYTTENNAGQISTPYSSPTPGEGYQTIHPQPETEPAPVAEENQSPYIVPDSPQCPFFTPVADYTVVQEMDSEHSLLLNPPPPRQSPPPSLTQQHPLKALPAMPVGYITPDLLGNLTP; from the exons ATTTGTCTGAACCACATTTCACAGAGTGCATATCCAGAGACTGGGAGACGTTCCGGTGTTGGTGGAATACAGGTGACTTCAACAACCTTTCCCCACCTGGAGCACTCAGAGTCTTCTACCTTAAGAAAAA CTCCCCCACCAGTGAGTGGAAAGAGTGTCCAGAGTACAACCATGCAAACAGGGAGTGCTTCTTCGATGTGAATCACACATCTGCCTGGGTCCCCTACTGCATGCAGCTCCGCAGCCCAAACAATGTCACCTATTTCAATGAAGATGACTGTTTCACCCTGGAGAACATCG TACGTCCCGACCCTCCAGTGTCTCTGAACTGGACTCTGCTGGATATAAGTCCCTCTGGACTAAGCTATGATGTCATGGTAAACTGGGAGCCCCCACCCTCTGCAGACGTCAGTGCAGGCTGGATGCGTGTAGAGTACGAGATCCAGTatagagagaaaaacagcacaaactggGAAGCA TTGGAGATAGAGCCACAAACCCGGCAGACAGTCTACGGCCTGCAAATAGGAAAAGAGTATGAGGTGCACATCCGCTGCAGGATGAAGGCTGTTACAAAGTTTGGAGAATTCAGTGAATCCATCTTTATTCAAGTGAATGAGATACCTAACAAAG AGTCTACCTTCCCGCTCACACTGGTGTTCATTTTCGGGATCGTAGGAATCCTCGTCCTCATCTTGCTCATCATAATCTCTCAGCAGAACAG ATTAATGATGATTCTGTTGCCGCCCGTTCCTGTACCCAAAATAAAAGGCATTGATCCAGAGCTGTTAAAG AAGGGGAAGCTGGATGAGCTGAATTTTATCCTGAGTGGTGGAGGGATGGGTGGCCTACCAACCTACGCACCTGACTACTATCAAGATGAGCAATGGGTGGAGTTCATCGAGGTTGATGCCGAGGATGCAGACGTTGGAGACAAGGAGGACAACCAAGGTTCAGACACCCAGAGGCTCCTGGGTGTGCACCAGCCTGTCAGCCACCACATGAACATCGGGTGCTCCAATACCATCGG CTTCCCAGATGATGACTCAGGTCGGGCCAGCTGTTACGACCCAGATCTACCCGACCAAGATGCGCTGACGCTGATGATCACCCTGCTGCCAGGCCAACCTGAGGACGGAGAATCCTCCTTCAATGTTGTAGAAATAACCCCAGACGCAGAGAGACCTCTCCTTCAAACCCAAAGTGGAGTGCCTCAGACGTGGGTCAACACAGACTTCTACGCTCAGGTGAGCAATGTGATGCCCTCTGGAGGAGTGGTTCTTTCACCAGGCCAGCACCTTCGAATCCAGGAGAGCAATCCAGCCATAGAGGAGGAGACACAGAAGAAGGGAAAAGAGCACAAAacagatgaggaggaggtggaagGGAAAAAGTTGAAGGAGTTGCAGTTTCAGCTGCTGGTGGTGGATCCTGAAGGGAGCGGATACACCACAGAGAATAATGCCGGGCAGATTAGCACGCCCTACAGCTCACCAACACCCGGCGAAGGGTATCAAACCATACACCCTCAGCCGGAGACTGAACCTGCCCCTGTAGCAGAGGAAAACCAGTCCCCTTACATTGTTCCTGACTCTCCCCAGTGCCCCTTCTTCACCCCTGTTGCAGACTACACAGTGGTGCAGGAGATGGACAGTGAGCACAGCCTGCTCCTCAACCCCCCTCCACCCCGCCagtctccccctccctctctaaCACAGCAGCACCCCCTCAAAGCTCTACCAGCTATGCCTGTCGGGTACATCACCCCAGACCTGCTGGGGAACCTCACACCGTGA